One window of Colius striatus isolate bColStr4 chromosome 16, bColStr4.1.hap1, whole genome shotgun sequence genomic DNA carries:
- the MAFB gene encoding transcription factor MafB, with protein sequence MAGELSIGAELPTSPLAMEYVNDFDLMKFDVKKEPLGRNDRSGRHCTRLQPAGSVSSTPISTPCSSVPSSPSFSPTEQKTHLEDLYWMANSYQQMNPEALNLTPEDAVEALIGSHQVSQQLQGFESFRAHHHHHHHHHQHHHQYPAVTHEDLAGSGHPHHHHHHHHQASPTPSTSSSSSQQLQNSHQQHPPSSSVEDRFSDDQLVSMSVRELNRHLRGFTKDEVIRLKQKRRTLKNRGYAQSCRYKRVQQKHHLENEKTQLIQQVEQLKQEVTRLARERDAYKLKCEKLASNGFREAGSTSDNPSSPEFFM encoded by the coding sequence ATGGCCGGAGAGCTCAGCATCGGAGCAGAGCTGCCCACTAGTCCGCTGGCCATGGAGTACGTCAACGACTTCGACCTGATGAAGTTTGACGTGAAGAAGGAGCCCCTGGGCAGGAACGACCGCTCGGGCAGGCACTGCACCCGCCTGCAGCCTGCCGGCTCTGTCTCCTCAACCCCCATCAGCACCCCGTGCAGCTCTGTGCCCTCCTCACCCAGCTTCAGCCCCACCGAGCAGAAGACCCACTTGGAGGACCTGTACTGGATGGCCAACAGCTACCAGCAGATGAACCCCGAGGCACTGAACCTCACCCCAGAGGACGCTGTCGAAGCCCTCATTGGGTCCCACCAAGTGTCCCAGCAGCTGCAAGGCTTTGAGAGCTTCCGggcccaccaccaccaccatcaccaccatcaccagcaccaccaccaGTACCCTGCGGTCACTCACGAAGACCTGGCCGGCAGCGGGCAccctcaccaccaccaccatcatcaCCACCAGGCCTCTCCCActccctccacctcctccagctcctcccagcagctccagaaCTCGCACCAGCAGCATCCCCCCTCCAGCAGCGTGGAGGACCGGTTCTCAGATGACCAGCTGGTTTCCATGTCCGTGAGGGAGCTCAACAGGCACCTCCGAGGCTTCACCAAAGACGAGGTGATCCGCCtcaagcagaagaggaggacCTTGAAGAACAGGGGCTATGCCCAGTCCTGCAGGTATAAACGTGTCCAGCAGAAACACCACCTGGAGAATGAAAAGACCCAGCTCATTCAGCAGGTGGAACAGCTCAAGCAAGAAGTGACCCGGCTCGCCAGAGAGAGAGACGCCTACAAGCTCAAGTGTGAGAAACTTGCCAGCAATGGCTTCAGAGAGGCCGGCTCCACCAGTGACAACCCGTCTTCCCCCGAGTTCTTCATGTGA